A window of the Pyrodictium abyssi genome harbors these coding sequences:
- a CDS encoding DUF763 domain-containing protein: MQGIAELPLHDGHVPAWLARYMKRLAKAMLSVMVEIHGPDRVVEWFSDPIWFQAFNNAIGMDWDSSGSTTVTIGIVKQVAMEDPGLGIAVAGGKGEKAREAPREIESIAETFNMPSSAVEELKLVSKLSAKTDSVLLQDGYQLYHHAVIVSSTGKWTIIQQGMNLEARLARRYHWAKPLPPIPTLEPHKAIASIKRENFVIDMTSRASSEARSTILDLVRENPRKLLHQIRQAYTLVKGVVPLSSFQANRPTSSLEALRMYARYYRPQSRPPRHIEKVLNKVHEVSPRNIEELILVEGVGPATLRSLALVAEIIYGVPVSHRDPANTPIDPFRYAYIAGGKDGVPYPFRRDYAEKVIEFLEKVVEEARLDEKSRKRALDRLKRLASMLPR, from the coding sequence ATGCAGGGCATAGCTGAACTGCCTCTCCATGACGGCCATGTACCTGCATGGCTTGCGCGCTACATGAAGAGGCTAGCCAAGGCTATGCTCTCTGTGATGGTTGAGATTCATGGGCCGGATAGGGTTGTCGAGTGGTTTTCAGACCCTATATGGTTCCAGGCATTTAACAACGCTATTGGCATGGATTGGGACAGCAGTGGCTCCACTACAGTGACTATTGGCATAGTGAAACAGGTAGCTATGGAGGATCCCGGCCTGGGCATAGCCGTAGCCGGTGGCAAGGGCGAGAAAGCTAGGGAGGCGCCCCGCGAGATAGAGAGTATAGCCGAGACGTTCAACATGCCTTCCTCGGCCGTTGAGGAGCTTAAACTCGTCTCGAAACTCTCGGCCAAGACTGATTCTGTGCTGCTTCAGGACGGATACCAGTTGTACCATCACGCGGTCATAGTGTCTAGTACTGGCAAGTGGACTATAATACAGCAGGGAATGAACCTAGAGGCAAGGCTTGCAAGACGCTACCACTGGGCGAAGCCTCTGCCTCCTATACCAACACTGGAGCCCCACAAAGCGATAGCCTCTATCAAAAGAGAGAACTTTGTAATAGATATGACGAGCCGAGCTAGTAGCGAGGCTCGCAGCACTATACTTGACCTTGTACGCGAGAACCCCCGTAAGCTCTTGCACCAGATACGCCAAGCGTACACCCTGGTAAAGGGGGTCGTGCCTCTCTCATCATTCCAGGCGAACAGGCCTACAAGCTCCCTCGAAGCCTTGAGGATGTATGCTAGGTACTATCGTCCGCAGAGCAGGCCTCCTCGCCACATAGAGAAGGTTCTAAACAAGGTCCACGAAGTCTCGCCCAGAAATATAGAAGAACTCATACTGGTCGAGGGTGTCGGGCCCGCCACGCTGCGCAGCCTGGCGCTCGTAGCCGAGATAATATACGGCGTCCCCGTAAGCCACAGGGATCCAGCGAATACCCCCATCGACCCATTCAGGTACGCATACATAGCTGGAGGAAAGGACGGTGTTCCGTACCCGTTCCGCCGAGACTATGCCGAGAAAGTGATAGAGTTCCTTGAGAAGGTAGTTGAGGAGGCTAGGCTTGACGAGAAGAGCCGAAAGAGAGCATTGGATAGGCTGAAGAGGCTCGCCAGTATGCTCCCACGGTGA
- the yjjX gene encoding inosine/xanthosine triphosphatase, producing MTTQQACLVAVGSTNPVKVNAVRRAIRLLCLADVQGVEVDSGVPSQPLGAHEIVLGAVNRAVNALRKLDADYGVGVEAGVVETGIEPLELQAAAIVDREGYVTVGLSQAFPLPRDWISERNNRVELGTIAARITGRKGIGEKLGLIGYLTAGLVTRTDLAYNAVVMALVPRLNPSLYKSLPRIDEIIEKLRREKQSL from the coding sequence TTGACGACGCAGCAGGCATGCCTAGTAGCAGTAGGCTCTACTAACCCCGTTAAGGTGAACGCTGTAAGGCGTGCAATAAGGCTGCTATGCCTAGCCGACGTGCAGGGAGTAGAAGTAGATAGTGGTGTGCCGTCACAGCCACTCGGCGCCCATGAGATAGTCCTAGGGGCTGTAAACCGGGCGGTAAACGCTCTAAGAAAGCTAGACGCCGACTACGGTGTAGGCGTAGAGGCGGGTGTGGTAGAGACTGGTATAGAGCCGCTAGAGCTACAGGCAGCGGCCATAGTGGACCGGGAGGGCTACGTGACAGTCGGGCTGAGCCAGGCTTTCCCGCTTCCCCGTGACTGGATAAGCGAGCGGAATAACAGAGTAGAGCTGGGAACTATCGCCGCAAGAATAACTGGGCGCAAGGGTATCGGGGAGAAGCTGGGCCTCATAGGCTACCTTACAGCAGGCCTTGTAACCCGGACAGACCTCGCATACAATGCCGTGGTGATGGCACTAGTCCCCAGGCTGAACCCGAGCCTATACAAGAGCCTCCCGCGCATAGACGAGATAATCGAGAAGCTAAGAAGGGAAAAGCAGAGCTTATAG
- a CDS encoding ketopantoate reductase family protein, translating to MNEGIAIVGCGPVGLFLAASIASAGYRPKLLCLSADSATLLLQREIRVHHGGGEARARVSVAHVSAARGEYDYVVVASRLNNIEEAFSSVKALLSPEGGVILVQPSPYVLELSESLGVKVAGVIGLYTCIRKIGVGEIEWPGTGVLRIAVADPSVDTVRRIVRVPGLRTEDKGGLVKELLWDYSIVAAALQPISAVLGLPYSRLWRLRYARELATLVAGEAERIAEKAGVKLWRRANEALEEAASVRGCMPRMLQDVNERRETEADYILGYFLKQAIRYDVYTPYMDSVYLMVKAVEEGMRNVA from the coding sequence TTGAACGAAGGTATAGCCATAGTAGGCTGCGGGCCAGTGGGGCTATTCCTGGCAGCTAGCATTGCGTCAGCAGGGTACAGGCCGAAGCTACTATGCCTCAGCGCTGATAGTGCTACGCTCCTTCTGCAGAGAGAGATACGTGTACACCATGGCGGGGGTGAAGCCAGGGCAAGGGTGTCGGTGGCCCATGTATCGGCGGCTAGAGGCGAGTATGACTACGTAGTAGTGGCGTCTAGGCTAAACAACATAGAGGAAGCGTTCAGCTCCGTTAAGGCCCTCTTGTCCCCTGAGGGCGGCGTGATACTGGTCCAGCCATCGCCTTATGTTCTCGAGCTCAGCGAAAGCCTAGGGGTAAAAGTGGCTGGCGTGATAGGCCTGTACACGTGTATAAGGAAGATAGGTGTTGGCGAGATAGAGTGGCCTGGGACGGGTGTTCTCCGCATTGCAGTGGCGGATCCCAGCGTGGACACTGTGAGGCGCATTGTCAGAGTCCCCGGCCTCCGGACGGAGGATAAGGGTGGGCTAGTGAAAGAGCTGCTATGGGACTACAGCATAGTTGCGGCAGCGCTCCAGCCCATATCAGCGGTGCTGGGCCTCCCGTATTCGAGGCTCTGGAGGCTACGTTATGCCCGCGAGCTAGCTACTCTGGTAGCAGGGGAGGCCGAGAGAATAGCAGAGAAGGCAGGCGTGAAGCTATGGAGGAGGGCGAACGAAGCCCTCGAGGAGGCAGCGAGCGTTAGAGGGTGTATGCCAAGGATGCTCCAGGATGTTAATGAGCGCAGGGAGACGGAGGCAGACTACATACTAGGCTACTTCCTGAAACAGGCTATAAGATACGACGTCTATACACCGTACATGGACTCGGTATACCTAATGGTTAAGGCAGTCGAGGAAGGTATGAGGAACGTCGCCTAG
- a CDS encoding methionine synthase has protein sequence MSYKLPKALVTTVVGSYPKLPEAEQAIQKRKHGLVSEEEFHELVKPAIKAVVMDHIEAGVDVISDGEQAREDMVVYFAERLGGYRSGDWVRIFDNVYFRKPVVASRLSYIAPMAVADWEYAKSVAQGRPVKAIITGPYTMVDWSFDLAYGDRRELVLEMARVLRHEIEEFARRGAEFIQVDEPALSTRPYREEAELLREALEIMFKGISAKKIIHICFGRIEKILPYALDFPVDQIDLEFKNSNFRLLPYLKEYGFDKELGYGVIDVHSTRIESIEEIKNDIYRLIKMDIIPPEKIYIDPDCGVKRLPREIAKAKLRNMVKAAREVRRELGYE, from the coding sequence ATGAGCTACAAGCTGCCAAAAGCGCTTGTAACGACGGTTGTCGGTAGCTACCCTAAGCTGCCGGAGGCCGAGCAAGCTATCCAGAAGAGGAAGCATGGCCTCGTGAGCGAAGAGGAGTTTCACGAGCTCGTCAAGCCCGCTATAAAGGCTGTGGTTATGGACCACATTGAGGCTGGTGTGGACGTCATAAGTGATGGCGAGCAAGCGCGCGAGGACATGGTAGTGTACTTTGCCGAGAGGCTGGGTGGCTACAGGAGCGGCGACTGGGTCCGCATATTCGATAACGTGTACTTCCGTAAGCCCGTGGTGGCCTCCCGGCTGAGCTACATAGCCCCGATGGCTGTGGCTGACTGGGAGTATGCGAAGAGCGTAGCCCAGGGTAGGCCTGTCAAGGCTATAATAACTGGCCCCTATACTATGGTTGACTGGAGCTTCGACCTCGCCTACGGTGACCGCCGCGAGCTAGTACTGGAGATGGCCCGGGTGCTACGCCACGAGATAGAAGAATTCGCGCGCCGAGGCGCCGAGTTCATACAAGTAGACGAGCCAGCTCTATCAACTAGGCCCTACCGCGAGGAGGCCGAGCTCCTACGCGAGGCCCTCGAGATAATGTTCAAGGGCATCAGCGCCAAGAAGATCATACACATATGCTTCGGCAGGATAGAGAAGATACTACCCTATGCCCTCGACTTCCCCGTGGACCAGATAGACCTAGAGTTCAAGAACAGTAACTTCCGCCTTCTACCATACCTTAAAGAGTACGGCTTTGACAAGGAGCTAGGCTACGGCGTAATAGACGTGCACAGCACCCGCATAGAGAGTATAGAGGAGATAAAGAACGACATCTACCGGCTCATAAAGATGGACATCATACCGCCAGAGAAGATATACATAGACCCCGACTGTGGTGTTAAGAGGCTCCCACGCGAGATAGCGAAGGCAAAGCTACGTAACATGGTCAAAGCGGCGCGCGAGGTACGCCGCGAGCTAGGATACGAGTAG
- a CDS encoding Gar1/Naf1 family protein — translation MLKRLGTVLHTTPNGYIVAKLEREDDSVPPLNTAVYDEDMNRVGILLDIIGPVASPYAVVKPSSREVRVGEGTRLYYRPPTPRRRRGRRQARKPPRQRKGGKQRTEARRQGAGRGQPRRGERRRGGGGGGRPRGRRGKR, via the coding sequence ATGCTGAAGAGGCTTGGCACGGTGCTTCACACGACCCCTAATGGGTACATAGTAGCAAAGCTAGAGAGAGAAGACGACAGTGTACCGCCACTCAATACTGCAGTCTACGACGAGGACATGAACAGGGTGGGTATACTCCTGGACATAATTGGCCCTGTTGCCTCCCCCTACGCAGTAGTTAAGCCTTCATCACGCGAAGTACGGGTTGGGGAGGGCACGAGGCTCTACTATAGGCCGCCTACTCCGCGGCGGAGACGTGGCAGGAGGCAGGCGAGGAAGCCACCACGCCAGCGTAAAGGCGGGAAACAGAGGACAGAGGCGCGCCGCCAGGGCGCTGGGAGAGGGCAGCCCAGGCGTGGAGAGCGGCGTAGAGGGGGTGGCGGAGGCGGGAGGCCGCGCGGCAGGAGGGGTAAGAGATGA
- a CDS encoding DUF5591 domain-containing protein produces MKRGYRYVVRKEDGRWPPRHHNGLDPRLAGPRAFEHPAVKDWWEWLRREYRPRSPVALVTPCSSVKPYTRSPTSRKIRGLLRRLGLWSSDVDRPAGIEWLYFSDLLLLVPYERAETYPACCYELHPDEVLQRPLLRGLVVETLRDVVEELAARGLERVVLFLPRKHMTLWREARRLTNLWPDEVFVRFTIFGLGDLPRVLEPLRRVPELQELL; encoded by the coding sequence GTGAAGCGTGGCTACAGGTACGTAGTCCGGAAGGAGGACGGCCGGTGGCCCCCGAGACATCATAACGGCCTAGACCCCAGGCTGGCGGGGCCCCGCGCATTCGAGCATCCCGCGGTGAAGGATTGGTGGGAGTGGCTCCGGAGGGAGTACAGGCCACGGAGCCCCGTGGCCCTCGTAACGCCGTGCTCTAGCGTGAAGCCCTACACCAGGAGCCCCACATCGCGGAAGATACGTGGGCTGCTCCGCCGCCTCGGGCTCTGGAGCAGCGACGTGGACAGGCCCGCTGGGATAGAATGGCTCTACTTCAGCGACCTGCTACTCTTGGTGCCCTATGAGCGGGCCGAGACCTACCCCGCTTGCTGCTACGAGCTCCACCCCGATGAGGTCCTCCAGCGCCCGCTGCTACGGGGCCTGGTCGTGGAGACGCTCCGCGACGTGGTGGAGGAGCTCGCCGCACGGGGCCTAGAGCGGGTAGTGCTCTTCCTCCCCCGGAAGCACATGACGCTCTGGCGGGAGGCGAGGAGGCTCACCAACCTCTGGCCAGACGAGGTCTTCGTGAGGTTCACCATCTTCGGGCTCGGCGATCTGCCCCGAGTCCTCGAGCCACTCCGTAGAGTGCCGGAGCTACAGGAGCTCCTGTGA
- a CDS encoding RsmB/NOP family class I SAM-dependent RNA methyltransferase, translated as MALRIGKRHVKALIEVLEVSERIKPFQVVKRRVFAKYGILGTRYDSVFTAVVYKMYRMQGILDKIVASRAAIEPSRLPAALRQAARLAVVLAMFDDVGDEEFNNTVITGVTRLLRARFGDKAETVSSLYRSLLREPWKPGDRIEELELRYLLPGLLIRRLENILGREELEHFARAVNTRRPILGFRVNRLKTSVDKVVRALRDHGVEAWESTRVPWHVRYRGQLDYNNFKPLLAGEVVPQDEASAAAGEVLGARPGELIVDMCAAPGGKTTHLAEIAHNKARIVALDVFSDRMERLLDLARRTGTIPSIDPVIGDARKASLALRLHADRVLLDPPCTSTGALAKHPEARWRLTETAIKKQVERQRVMLLEAVRLLKPGGLLLYTVCSVLPEEGEYNIQWLLDSRSDIELVPIQGPYDESPILPGTMRAWPHRHETTGFFYALIRKRPAIGS; from the coding sequence ATGGCTCTGAGGATCGGCAAGAGGCACGTCAAGGCTCTTATCGAGGTACTTGAGGTGTCAGAGAGGATAAAGCCATTCCAGGTTGTCAAGAGGAGGGTTTTCGCGAAGTATGGTATTCTCGGTACACGCTATGACAGTGTGTTCACAGCGGTAGTGTACAAGATGTACCGTATGCAAGGCATACTAGACAAGATAGTGGCGAGTAGAGCGGCTATAGAGCCGTCAAGGCTTCCGGCAGCACTACGGCAGGCAGCAAGACTAGCTGTAGTCCTGGCAATGTTCGACGATGTAGGCGACGAGGAGTTCAATAACACGGTGATAACCGGTGTTACGCGACTCCTTAGGGCGCGGTTCGGCGACAAAGCAGAAACAGTGTCGAGCCTCTACCGGAGCCTCCTGAGAGAGCCATGGAAGCCCGGAGATAGGATAGAAGAGCTCGAGCTACGCTACCTCCTCCCCGGCTTGCTGATAAGGAGGCTAGAGAATATACTAGGCCGCGAGGAGCTCGAGCATTTTGCGAGGGCGGTGAATACCCGGAGGCCTATCCTAGGATTCCGTGTTAATAGGCTCAAGACAAGCGTAGACAAGGTTGTGCGGGCGCTCAGAGACCACGGGGTAGAAGCCTGGGAGAGCACTAGAGTGCCCTGGCATGTGAGGTACCGTGGCCAGCTAGACTATAATAACTTCAAGCCGCTGCTAGCCGGCGAAGTAGTGCCACAGGACGAGGCAAGCGCTGCAGCCGGAGAGGTACTAGGCGCGAGGCCGGGCGAACTCATTGTAGATATGTGTGCAGCGCCCGGCGGGAAGACCACGCATCTGGCAGAGATAGCTCATAATAAAGCCAGGATAGTTGCTCTCGACGTGTTTAGCGACCGTATGGAGAGGCTCCTGGACCTAGCTAGAAGGACCGGCACGATACCATCCATTGACCCCGTTATAGGTGACGCCCGGAAGGCGTCTCTCGCTCTGCGTCTCCACGCTGACCGCGTGCTGCTAGACCCTCCCTGCACCAGCACTGGCGCGTTAGCGAAGCATCCCGAAGCCCGCTGGAGGCTCACGGAGACAGCGATAAAGAAGCAGGTAGAGAGGCAGCGTGTCATGCTACTAGAGGCGGTTAGACTGCTCAAACCAGGTGGACTCCTACTCTATACCGTGTGCAGCGTTCTTCCCGAAGAGGGAGAGTACAATATACAATGGCTCCTAGACAGTAGGAGTGACATCGAACTAGTGCCGATTCAAGGCCCCTACGACGAGTCACCGATCCTACCAGGAACCATGAGGGCATGGCCACATAGGCACGAGACTACTGGATTCTTCTACGCATTGATACGCAAGCGGCCAGCTATAGGCTCCTAG
- a CDS encoding transcriptional regulator → MAARVWLTPEEWALLIIGLAGSELRGATTLQKLGFLGVMEAGGEGLEYVPWKYGPFSEDLHEAVKQLRREGLLKRHVVFENRMLYTATVYVYELTPRGEAEFRKLLRRLEKEHPDFLRRMREIVEEWKDKPFHLLYYVYKRYKDWTYFSEIRDEVMRLGRLLERQGERQSKTRGS, encoded by the coding sequence ATGGCTGCGCGGGTCTGGCTCACGCCCGAGGAGTGGGCCCTACTCATAATTGGGCTCGCCGGCAGCGAGCTCAGAGGAGCGACTACTCTACAGAAGCTGGGCTTCCTCGGCGTAATGGAGGCTGGCGGCGAAGGCCTCGAGTACGTGCCGTGGAAGTACGGACCCTTCAGCGAGGACCTACACGAGGCGGTTAAGCAGCTGCGTCGCGAGGGCCTCCTCAAGCGCCATGTTGTGTTCGAGAACAGGATGCTCTATACAGCCACGGTCTACGTCTACGAGCTGACCCCCCGGGGGGAGGCCGAGTTTCGCAAACTCCTCCGCCGGCTTGAGAAGGAGCACCCTGACTTCCTCCGCAGGATGAGGGAGATAGTTGAGGAGTGGAAGGACAAGCCGTTCCACTTACTCTACTACGTCTACAAGCGCTACAAGGACTGGACATACTTCAGCGAGATAAGAGACGAAGTAATGAGGCTAGGAAGGCTCCTCGAGCGTCAAGGCGAGCGCCAGAGCAAAACTCGCGGAAGCTAG
- a CDS encoding ribbon-helix-helix protein, CopG family encodes MPMRVVTFKVDECIVKELDQVAKAQHVTRSEVIREAIERYLREQGLPLPRRPRHSPTVLRHDSRALVFEVEV; translated from the coding sequence ATGCCGATGCGTGTAGTCACGTTCAAGGTTGACGAGTGCATAGTAAAGGAGCTTGACCAGGTGGCCAAGGCTCAGCACGTCACGAGGAGCGAGGTCATACGCGAAGCAATAGAGCGGTACCTCCGCGAGCAGGGCCTGCCCCTGCCGCGCCGCCCTCGCCACAGCCCCACCGTCCTCCGCCACGATTCTAGAGCCTTGGTCTTTGAGGTCGAGGTGTAG
- a CDS encoding tRNA (guanine(10)-N(2))-dimethyltransferase, translated as MVVEGLPYPTKRIKEGKAEIIIPDPDAYRRKDGVYEPAWAPVFYNPRMRFNRDLAVLFANAYRELAGLERLVVVEPLTGSGVRAIRYAVESGARVYAADIDPDAVHLARINVENNGVADRVTVERADANEYLARLKREGIRPSIVDIDPFGSPAPFIDTAIQSISVRGVLAATATDTAPLSGTHSRALRRRYDVKPARTAWEKEQAVRILVGYIIRRAASHEYGARILLAYYADYYVRIYAEIRRGASRADESLSMLGYGVYCPYCGYTGYTDTPSHQCPYCGGSLQVVGPLYRGPLCDPELVKRMRRLAEEENTTLAEHRRITRLLEQLEAECSITKPYYRLDRLCSILRMNMPKLAQLVDALRARGYKATRTHFDPRGFRTDAPHPEVVNTLIELRTRPDQV; from the coding sequence ATGGTGGTGGAAGGGCTACCCTATCCAACTAAGAGGATAAAAGAGGGGAAAGCAGAGATAATAATTCCAGACCCGGATGCTTATCGCCGTAAAGACGGTGTATACGAGCCAGCATGGGCGCCAGTATTCTATAACCCGCGGATGCGCTTCAACCGCGACCTTGCTGTGCTGTTTGCCAATGCTTACCGGGAGCTGGCAGGACTAGAACGACTCGTAGTAGTGGAGCCTCTAACGGGTAGCGGTGTCAGAGCAATACGCTATGCAGTGGAATCTGGTGCGCGAGTGTATGCAGCAGACATAGACCCTGATGCTGTGCACTTAGCCAGGATCAATGTAGAGAACAACGGTGTGGCAGACCGTGTAACCGTTGAACGTGCTGATGCGAACGAGTACCTAGCTCGGCTGAAGAGGGAGGGAATAAGACCATCAATAGTAGATATAGACCCCTTCGGAAGTCCAGCCCCGTTCATAGATACGGCTATACAGTCGATAAGTGTACGGGGAGTACTGGCGGCAACGGCCACGGACACAGCCCCGCTTTCCGGTACACATTCTCGCGCCCTGCGCCGGAGATACGACGTAAAGCCAGCTCGTACTGCATGGGAGAAAGAGCAGGCTGTGAGAATCCTTGTGGGCTACATAATAAGGAGGGCGGCGAGCCACGAGTATGGAGCACGCATACTTCTAGCATACTACGCAGACTACTACGTGAGGATATATGCCGAGATTAGGCGGGGTGCATCGCGGGCAGATGAAAGCCTCTCAATGCTAGGCTATGGTGTCTACTGCCCCTACTGTGGCTACACGGGATACACCGATACGCCAAGTCATCAATGCCCCTACTGTGGGGGTAGCCTCCAAGTTGTAGGCCCCCTTTACCGGGGGCCGCTATGTGACCCCGAACTTGTTAAGCGTATGAGGAGGCTAGCTGAGGAGGAAAACACTACGCTGGCAGAACATAGGCGTATAACTAGGCTGCTTGAACAGCTGGAGGCCGAATGCAGTATAACAAAGCCGTACTATCGGCTCGATAGGCTGTGCAGTATACTGCGCATGAACATGCCAAAGCTGGCTCAGCTCGTAGACGCTCTCCGCGCCAGAGGCTATAAGGCTACGCGTACACACTTTGACCCACGCGGGTTCAGGACAGACGCGCCACACCCAGAAGTAGTCAATACCCTAATAGAGCTACGGACAAGACCTGACCAGGTGTAG
- a CDS encoding 30S ribosomal protein S8e, translating into MGVYQGNDLKKPTGGRKWPHQKVKRKYWMGRYPTHTRLADKEVRQLIRVRGGNYKVRLKRAVYANVVDPETKTAKKVKILRVLETPANPHYARANIITKGTIIETELGKAVVTSRPGQDGVINAVLVEKKQ; encoded by the coding sequence ATGGGCGTATACCAGGGTAACGACCTCAAGAAGCCCACTGGAGGCAGAAAGTGGCCACACCAGAAGGTAAAGAGGAAGTACTGGATGGGCAGGTACCCCACTCACACAAGGCTAGCGGACAAGGAGGTACGCCAGCTGATAAGAGTACGTGGAGGCAACTACAAGGTAAGGCTAAAGCGCGCAGTATACGCTAACGTAGTCGACCCTGAGACAAAGACCGCCAAGAAGGTGAAGATACTACGCGTTTTAGAGACGCCTGCAAACCCCCACTATGCACGCGCCAACATAATAACCAAGGGGACTATCATAGAGACTGAGCTCGGCAAGGCCGTCGTAACCTCCCGCCCAGGCCAGGATGGCGTCATAAACGCTGTACTAGTGGAAAAGAAGCAGTAA
- a CDS encoding transcription initiation factor IIB family protein encodes MSDKCPNCGSPLRLYARRQSDGRLVCTSCGYVIEESPIDSGPEWRSFTEEDRTRRSRVGAPLTERVHDKGLTTYIYAPRNDIRARKLIAIQASLRSHGHKKLIKVLQEANRVATRLQLPSRVAETMARIVRQLQSLGMIKKNNVNEYLAAAAVVAARIERHPLTMRDAADILGLNEQDVWRAYRRIVTRLKVRVATPPKPQMYVSRIASKLGLSGEVEALATRFTVLLARTGLAQGKPPEALAAAAVYVSSILLDQKRNQLTVAKAIGVTDATIRNRYRDIVDNFYIEVRL; translated from the coding sequence ATGTCTGACAAGTGCCCGAACTGTGGCTCACCTCTACGTCTGTATGCACGTAGGCAGAGCGACGGTAGGCTGGTATGTACATCGTGCGGCTATGTTATTGAGGAGTCGCCTATAGACTCTGGGCCCGAGTGGCGCAGCTTTACCGAGGAGGATAGAACAAGGAGGAGCCGTGTAGGCGCGCCGCTTACGGAGCGTGTACACGACAAGGGTCTTACGACGTACATCTATGCTCCTAGGAACGATATACGTGCACGGAAGCTCATTGCTATACAAGCGAGCCTGCGGAGCCACGGCCACAAGAAGCTCATCAAGGTGCTCCAGGAAGCCAACCGTGTAGCGACAAGACTGCAGCTGCCGTCACGCGTAGCAGAGACGATGGCCCGTATCGTTAGACAGCTACAATCCCTCGGCATGATAAAGAAGAATAACGTGAACGAGTATCTCGCGGCTGCTGCTGTAGTTGCTGCACGTATCGAAAGGCACCCCCTTACTATGCGTGATGCCGCCGATATACTTGGCCTCAACGAGCAAGACGTATGGAGAGCTTACCGCCGTATAGTGACCAGGCTAAAGGTTCGTGTTGCTACGCCACCTAAGCCGCAGATGTACGTGTCTAGAATAGCATCTAAGCTTGGGCTGAGCGGTGAAGTTGAGGCACTGGCTACAAGGTTTACTGTACTGCTTGCAAGGACAGGACTTGCGCAGGGGAAGCCACCAGAGGCCCTGGCGGCTGCCGCTGTGTACGTGTCTTCTATACTGCTTGACCAGAAGAGAAACCAGCTAACGGTGGCTAAGGCTATAGGTGTAACCGATGCTACCATACGCAACCGGTACCGCGACATAGTCGACAACTTCTATATCGAGGTACGACTCTAA
- a CDS encoding transcription factor TFIIIC: MAAAIEPSVGEKKSLEDLEAKALEIIKAHGDEGIYQHELWKTLGLDSREGSRLALRLLKKGLITREPTVHKGRRTYKLFIAKRSKQAVTIDIKIGSVIEVPCFSCKNLERCHNGGFFDPTTCPVLANWLAAKIARLKQAMAV; the protein is encoded by the coding sequence TTGGCAGCCGCTATCGAGCCCTCCGTCGGCGAGAAGAAGAGCCTCGAGGACCTCGAGGCAAAGGCTCTCGAGATAATCAAGGCCCATGGAGACGAGGGCATCTACCAGCACGAACTATGGAAAACCCTAGGTCTTGACAGCCGAGAAGGTTCGAGGCTGGCTCTAAGGCTCCTCAAGAAGGGCCTCATAACACGTGAGCCAACAGTACACAAAGGCAGGCGCACATACAAGCTCTTCATAGCCAAGCGTTCAAAGCAAGCAGTTACTATCGATATAAAGATAGGCAGCGTGATAGAGGTACCGTGCTTCAGCTGCAAGAACCTCGAGCGCTGCCATAACGGGGGCTTCTTCGATCCAACTACGTGCCCCGTGCTAGCCAACTGGTTAGCAGCCAAAATAGCTAGGCTAAAGCAGGCTATGGCTGTCTAA
- a CDS encoding AbrB/MazE/SpoVT family DNA-binding domain-containing protein, translated as MPTGNRVKVRRGRGGGGREYYFVTIPKPIAQALGLEPGRVLEVRVEARGGKQVLVLEPVDEA; from the coding sequence GTGCCCACGGGCAATAGGGTGAAGGTGAGGAGGGGGCGCGGCGGCGGGGGGAGAGAGTACTACTTCGTGACCATCCCGAAGCCTATCGCGCAGGCCCTAGGCCTAGAGCCCGGCAGAGTACTGGAGGTACGGGTGGAGGCGCGGGGAGGGAAACAGGTACTAGTCCTAGAGCCCGTCGACGAGGCCTAG